A portion of the Candidatus Woesearchaeota archaeon genome contains these proteins:
- a CDS encoding rubrerythrin family protein has protein sequence MTNLKGSKTEKNLLKAFAGESQARNRYTYFASAAKKEGFEQISAIFLETAENEKEHAKIFFKYLQGGMTEITATYPAGKIGTTAENLLSAAEGEKEEWGILYPESEKTAREEGFDEIADSFKEIAEVEEEHEKRYRKLLENVKNGTVFKKDRIVRWKCRNCGYVHEGKEAPDKCPACRHPQAYYEIKEENY, from the coding sequence ATGACCAATCTAAAAGGAAGCAAAACAGAGAAGAATCTCCTGAAAGCATTTGCCGGCGAAAGCCAGGCGAGGAACAGGTACACTTATTTCGCATCAGCTGCAAAGAAAGAAGGGTTTGAGCAGATAAGCGCGATCTTCCTTGAGACTGCAGAGAATGAGAAAGAGCATGCAAAGATATTCTTCAAGTATCTCCAAGGTGGCATGACAGAGATAACAGCGACATATCCTGCAGGGAAGATAGGAACAACAGCAGAGAACCTGCTCTCTGCAGCAGAAGGAGAGAAAGAGGAGTGGGGCATATTGTATCCGGAATCCGAGAAGACAGCAAGAGAAGAAGGATTCGATGAGATCGCAGACTCATTCAAGGAGATAGCAGAAGTGGAAGAAGAGCATGAGAAGAGATACAGGAAGCTGCTTGAGAATGTGAAGAACGGGACTGTGTTCAAGAAAGACAGGATAGTCAGGTGGAAATGCAGGAACTGCGGATATGTCCATGAAGGCAAGGAAGCGCCGGACAAATGCCCTGCATGCAGGCACCCCCAGGCATACTACGAGATAAAGGAAGAGAATTACTGA
- a CDS encoding ACT domain-containing protein, which produces MKKNTTDITNEYIDNHPYIKNCLKKGLINYSALARHIAKELSIEKKSSKEAILIAARRKQESLKKEFSQEREISKLLFDSEIEIKNKVVVFILEKKIDFDLLEKIQLKIKNESGFSYILEGSDNYTVITQEKYIHLIEKNVKTAIIKSNKGMVLINIKSPKNIETIPGVVSYLTSLFAENGVNIYEFLSCWTDTIFIIDPKDLNKSINFLRFQ; this is translated from the coding sequence ATGAAGAAAAATACAACTGATATAACAAACGAATACATCGATAATCACCCCTACATTAAGAACTGCCTAAAAAAAGGGCTAATCAACTATTCGGCATTGGCAAGGCACATAGCTAAAGAATTGAGCATTGAGAAAAAAAGCTCTAAAGAGGCCATATTGATCGCCGCCAGAAGAAAACAAGAAAGCCTAAAGAAAGAATTCAGCCAGGAAAGAGAGATTTCAAAGCTTCTTTTTGATTCAGAGATTGAGATAAAGAACAAGGTGGTTGTATTTATTCTGGAAAAAAAGATTGACTTTGACCTACTTGAAAAAATACAGCTGAAAATAAAGAATGAGTCGGGTTTTTCTTATATCCTTGAAGGTTCTGATAATTATACTGTGATCACCCAAGAGAAATACATTCATTTGATTGAAAAAAATGTTAAGACAGCAATCATAAAGTCCAATAAGGGCATGGTGCTTATCAATATAAAATCACCAAAAAATATTGAGACAATTCCTGGAGTGGTATCCTATCTTACATCCTTGTTTGCTGAGAACGGAGTTAATATTTATGAATTTCTATCCTGCTGGACAGACACAATTTTTATTATAGACCCAAAAGACCTGAATAAGTCGATAAATTTTCTGAGATTTCAATAG
- a CDS encoding argininosuccinate synthase, with amino-acid sequence MKNKVILAYSGGLDTSVILKWLIDKGYEVICYIADVGQHEDFDKAKSKAFSIGASKVYVEDLKEEFVQKYIFQALKANAVYEGKYLLGTSLARPLIAKKQIEIAKKEGTNIVAHGATGKGNDQVRFELAFMKLMPNAKIISPWKDKEFLSQFEGRTALINYAKEKRIPIDSTLQKPYSMDDNLMHISYEAGLLEDPKYEATEDMYKKTVSPKNAPDEETRIIIEFKKGVPIKVTNLTENKTADGALQLFQYLNELASKNGIGRIDLVENRFVGIKSRGVYETPAGTILIKAHLDIEGITLDKEVCHIKDMLMPKIAELIYNGFWFSPEFEFLMAAIDKSQENIDGKVYLTLYKGNALVTGRESAKSLYDQNIASMDKSGGYNQTDAIGFIKLNALRLKLGAHNENMG; translated from the coding sequence ATGAAGAATAAAGTGATACTAGCGTATTCAGGAGGGCTTGATACATCAGTAATCCTCAAATGGCTAATAGACAAAGGATATGAAGTTATTTGCTATATCGCAGATGTAGGACAGCATGAAGATTTTGATAAAGCCAAATCCAAAGCCTTTTCCATTGGAGCAAGCAAGGTATATGTTGAGGATTTAAAAGAAGAATTTGTCCAGAAATATATTTTCCAGGCACTGAAAGCAAATGCAGTATATGAAGGTAAGTATCTTCTCGGGACTTCTTTAGCGAGGCCATTAATAGCAAAAAAACAGATAGAAATAGCCAAAAAGGAAGGGACAAACATAGTTGCGCATGGAGCTACGGGCAAGGGAAATGATCAAGTGAGGTTTGAACTGGCTTTTATGAAACTCATGCCTAATGCAAAAATAATCAGTCCCTGGAAAGACAAAGAGTTTTTATCACAATTTGAGGGAAGGACTGCCCTGATTAATTATGCAAAAGAGAAGCGGATCCCAATAGATTCAACTCTACAGAAGCCCTATAGTATGGATGATAATCTTATGCACATAAGTTATGAGGCTGGATTGCTTGAAGATCCTAAGTATGAAGCAACAGAAGATATGTATAAGAAGACAGTTTCACCAAAAAATGCACCTGATGAAGAAACCAGGATCATTATAGAATTCAAAAAAGGCGTTCCGATTAAAGTCACTAATCTCACTGAAAACAAGACGGCTGATGGAGCATTGCAATTATTCCAATATCTTAATGAATTGGCCTCTAAGAATGGCATTGGAAGGATAGATCTTGTAGAAAATCGTTTTGTAGGCATAAAATCGCGCGGGGTATACGAAACTCCGGCAGGCACTATTTTAATAAAAGCGCATCTTGATATAGAAGGCATTACATTAGACAAAGAAGTATGCCATATAAAAGATATGCTTATGCCAAAGATAGCGGAATTAATATATAACGGATTTTGGTTCAGTCCGGAATTTGAGTTTCTGATGGCTGCAATCGATAAAAGCCAAGAAAATATAGATGGCAAAGTATATCTCACTCTCTACAAAGGAAATGCATTAGTTACAGGACGTGAATCAGCAAAATCATTATACGATCAAAACATCGCAAGCATGGATAAATCAGGAGGGTATAACCAAACTGATGCAATAGGCTTCATAAAACTTAATGCATTAAGGCTTAAATTAGGTGCTCACAATGAAAATATGGGATAA
- the argH gene encoding argininosuccinate lyase: MKIWDKGINLKKEIEKFTVGNDHELDKKLVKFDCLASIAHAKMLKSINLLSDEELEKLVNGLNEIIELDSKNQFLIKQDDEDCHTAIENYLVKKCGGAGGKIQTARSRNDQVITALRLYEKDKLGKIKNLIQNFSDSIEFIIKNNGSVKIPGYTHMQKAMPTDIKTWLGGFNASMQDNLHIVDAVIQLIDQNPLGSAAGFGVPEFEINKEMTAKELNFSEVMKNPLYCQLSRGKFEAQILNAVSAVMFDLNKLATDLILFNMKEFGYVELPAEFCTGSSIMPQKKNPDVLELIRAKYHVVLGDEFKVKSIIGNLISGYNRDMQLTKGPLIDSLEILIDSLTIISLVIVNMKINKEKCEKAITKEMYATQEAYKLVKQGIPFREAYKEIGKKYQE; encoded by the coding sequence ATGAAAATATGGGATAAGGGCATTAATCTGAAAAAAGAAATCGAGAAGTTCACTGTTGGAAATGATCATGAGCTGGATAAAAAACTGGTGAAATTTGATTGTTTAGCATCAATAGCCCATGCAAAAATGCTGAAAAGCATAAATCTGCTTTCGGATGAAGAACTTGAAAAATTAGTCAATGGCTTAAATGAGATTATTGAGCTTGATTCAAAAAACCAGTTTCTGATTAAACAAGATGATGAAGATTGCCATACAGCAATAGAAAATTACCTAGTAAAAAAATGCGGCGGGGCGGGGGGAAAAATCCAGACTGCAAGATCCAGAAACGACCAGGTCATAACGGCTTTGCGTTTATATGAGAAAGATAAACTGGGTAAAATAAAAAACCTGATTCAAAATTTTTCAGATTCAATAGAATTTATCATAAAAAATAATGGCTCAGTAAAAATTCCTGGTTATACCCACATGCAAAAAGCGATGCCAACAGATATAAAAACATGGCTTGGAGGCTTCAATGCATCAATGCAGGACAATCTGCATATAGTTGATGCGGTCATTCAATTAATTGATCAAAATCCTTTAGGAAGCGCTGCTGGATTTGGTGTTCCTGAATTTGAAATCAATAAAGAGATGACAGCAAAAGAATTGAATTTTTCAGAAGTAATGAAAAATCCCTTATATTGTCAATTAAGCAGAGGGAAATTTGAAGCCCAAATCTTGAATGCAGTGTCAGCAGTTATGTTTGATCTGAATAAATTAGCGACCGATCTGATACTATTTAATATGAAGGAATTCGGGTATGTTGAATTACCCGCAGAATTTTGTACCGGAAGCTCTATCATGCCCCAGAAGAAGAACCCGGATGTTCTTGAGTTGATTAGGGCCAAATATCATGTTGTTCTAGGTGACGAATTCAAGGTCAAAAGCATTATTGGAAATCTTATATCTGGGTATAACAGAGATATGCAACTCACAAAAGGGCCACTAATAGATTCCTTAGAAATATTGATCGACAGCTTGACAATAATCTCATTAGTGATTGTTAACATGAAAATAAACAAGGAAAAATGCGAAAAAGCAATAACCAAAGAGATGTATGCAACTCAAGAAGCCTATAAGTTAGTAAAACAAGGCATACCATTTAGGGAAGCGTATAAAGAGATTGGAAAGAAGTATCAAGAATAG
- a CDS encoding ribbon-helix-helix protein, CopG family: MSMSVVPIRLPEGLVKDIDMLVKKGDYASRSDVVRYAVRKLVKKVELKDLIGIIPNTGDSVKEVREIRKRLSREIKSWEDVERINKEFEHLSDK; encoded by the coding sequence ATGAGCATGAGTGTTGTTCCGATAAGGCTGCCAGAAGGTCTGGTGAAGGATATTGACATGCTTGTTAAGAAAGGAGACTATGCAAGCAGGTCTGATGTAGTGAGATATGCTGTGCGGAAGCTTGTGAAGAAAGTAGAACTCAAGGACCTGATCGGGATCATACCAAACACAGGGGATTCTGTCAAGGAAGTCAGGGAGATAAGGAAGAGACTGTCAAGGGAAATAAAGAGCTGGGAAGATGTCGAGAGGATCAATAAGGAGTTTGAGCATCTATCAGACAAGTAA
- a CDS encoding type II toxin-antitoxin system VapC family toxin, which translates to MSRYYIDSCIWLNLFKKEGDETRGKPYHELAEEFLNLAETRKDEVVISTFVLKELKYVLKEDFVVLTKRLNHMKLKLIEPDQHDYSLARFYERLSDYRLSFGDCMHMAISKRYELLLITRDRKLLIFSRRFISAHRPEELLV; encoded by the coding sequence ATGAGTAGATACTACATTGATTCCTGCATCTGGCTGAATCTTTTCAAGAAAGAAGGCGATGAAACCAGGGGAAAACCTTATCATGAGCTTGCTGAGGAATTCTTGAACTTGGCTGAAACCAGGAAGGATGAAGTTGTCATCTCAACATTTGTTCTGAAAGAACTAAAATATGTGCTTAAGGAAGATTTTGTCGTTTTGACAAAGAGACTGAATCACATGAAATTGAAGCTCATTGAGCCGGATCAGCATGATTATTCTCTTGCCAGGTTCTATGAAAGATTATCAGATTACAGGCTCAGTTTTGGAGACTGCATGCACATGGCCATATCTAAAAGATATGAACTTCTTCTGATAACAAGAGACAGAAAATTGCTTATTTTCTCCAGAAGATTTATCTCAGCTCACAGACCTGAAGAGTTACTTGTCTGA
- a CDS encoding RNA methyltransferase, whose amino-acid sequence MISVILIEPENPGNIGAIARIMKNFDSSHLVLIDPKADPNSDEARARAMHGRDVLASAEICGVEKLDEFDLLVATTAQLGTDYNLPRCVLNPSELAEKLASVDAKSKIGIVFGRESNGLTNNEISRCDFSVSIQSSKKYPVLNLSVSAAIVLYEIFLKTGEDKSEGRIRLMDADEKKALQKTLNEALDEMIFSTEEKRETQEILWKRLFGKAMITRREYNALMGFLKKITQRRLKEKK is encoded by the coding sequence ATGATATCAGTCATACTCATTGAACCAGAGAATCCTGGCAACATAGGAGCGATTGCGCGCATCATGAAGAATTTCGATTCCTCTCATCTTGTGCTGATCGACCCAAAGGCTGATCCGAATTCAGATGAAGCAAGGGCCCGTGCCATGCATGGGAGGGATGTGCTTGCAAGCGCTGAAATCTGCGGCGTCGAGAAGCTGGATGAGTTCGATCTTCTGGTTGCGACGACTGCACAATTGGGGACTGATTACAATCTGCCGAGATGCGTGCTGAATCCATCTGAACTGGCTGAGAAATTGGCTTCTGTTGATGCGAAATCGAAGATCGGGATCGTGTTCGGCAGGGAGAGCAACGGACTTACCAATAATGAGATATCACGATGTGATTTCTCGGTGAGCATACAAAGCTCAAAGAAATATCCTGTGCTGAATCTCTCAGTCTCTGCGGCGATCGTGCTCTATGAGATATTCCTGAAGACCGGCGAGGACAAATCTGAAGGCAGGATAAGGCTCATGGATGCAGATGAGAAGAAAGCGCTGCAGAAGACGCTGAATGAAGCCCTTGACGAGATGATCTTCAGCACAGAAGAGAAAAGAGAGACACAGGAGATACTGTGGAAGAGGCTTTTCGGCAAGGCGATGATAACAAGAAGGGAATACAATGCGCTCATGGGATTCCTCAAGAAGATAACACAGAGAAGACTGAAAGAGAAAAAATGA
- a CDS encoding DUF3096 domain-containing protein encodes MALGVGFIGSLLALLLGVLILAFPKMLRLLLGLYFIIIGILGLVGWVL; translated from the coding sequence ATGGCATTAGGTGTTGGTTTTATCGGATCATTGCTTGCATTGCTGCTCGGAGTGCTCATTCTTGCATTCCCTAAGATGCTCAGGCTGCTGCTCGGTCTATATTTCATAATCATCGGCATCTTGGGTTTGGTCGGCTGGGTGCTTTAG
- a CDS encoding ROK family protein — MRCPCLKRKRIMMDRFVALDIGGTKIEAMLAGSRSQVLRKRFTTGSGRKDVISNILHAVEDVSSGRKVSAVGIGIAGFLDRNGVMSHSPNIKGIEGVDLGKVLSRKLDLPVFVLNDSKCFALSEYHYGVGKGAGNFVGLIWGTGVGSGIIIDGRLVHGGSNLAGEIGHHVLVADGEMCTCGKRGHFEQYVAARALVGAYQRFKGSSKAIPPVEIVKKNDSASRKALDQVAYHMGLGLANVVQFYDPEVIALGGGMSNLTMLYPRIRKVMSKNIQGQKVKVLKSKLGDSSGIYGALALAEKQGRV, encoded by the coding sequence ATGAGGTGCCCTTGCCTGAAGAGGAAGAGGATCATGATGGATAGGTTTGTTGCCCTTGATATAGGCGGTACAAAGATTGAGGCCATGCTCGCCGGCAGCCGCAGTCAGGTATTGAGGAAGAGGTTCACTACAGGTTCTGGCAGGAAAGATGTGATATCGAATATCCTGCATGCTGTCGAAGATGTCAGTTCAGGGAGAAAAGTCAGCGCTGTCGGAATCGGCATTGCAGGTTTTCTTGATAGGAATGGTGTCATGTCTCATTCTCCCAACATCAAGGGCATTGAAGGCGTGGATCTGGGCAAGGTCCTCAGCAGGAAGCTGGATCTCCCTGTCTTTGTCCTTAATGACTCGAAGTGTTTTGCGCTTTCTGAATATCATTATGGTGTGGGGAAAGGGGCCGGGAATTTTGTGGGCCTGATCTGGGGTACTGGTGTCGGTTCTGGCATCATCATTGATGGCAGGCTTGTGCATGGAGGCTCAAATCTTGCTGGAGAGATCGGCCATCATGTCCTTGTTGCTGATGGAGAGATGTGCACCTGTGGGAAGAGAGGCCATTTTGAGCAGTATGTTGCAGCACGGGCTCTTGTTGGTGCATATCAGAGGTTCAAGGGATCATCAAAGGCTATCCCTCCTGTTGAGATTGTGAAGAAGAATGATTCTGCTTCAAGGAAAGCATTGGATCAGGTCGCTTATCATATGGGCTTGGGCTTGGCCAATGTTGTGCAGTTCTATGACCCTGAGGTGATTGCCTTGGGTGGCGGCATGTCCAATCTGACTATGCTTTATCCGAGGATCAGGAAGGTCATGTCCAAGAATATCCAGGGCCAGAAAGTGAAGGTCCTTAAGTCTAAGCTTGGGGATTCTTCTGGCATATATGGCGCATTAGCCCTTGCTGAGAAGCAGGGCAGGGTCTGA
- a CDS encoding bifunctional phosphoglucose/phosphomannose isomerase → MGISMKEALDGFAIQLMEAKKLGRDIHLAGHFNRVVVCGMGGSGVPGDLLKAYASDMDVDVVKNYFIPRSVDKRTLMFLVSYSGNTEETLSCFRQGLRVGCQMVGISSGGKLQELCRQYRVPHVDVPKGYQPRIAYPLQLFPILNVLENLGLVSSAPDIDEAVDLVKNADFTGHARQLAALLVGKLPIIYSSERMFGVANRWRIAFLENCKIFAAVGVFPEIDHNELLAYANPRLPFHVMILHDEDDYRRIKDRMKLTKKLISRTAHVTEIRLSGKGRLAKIVSSIFLGDLISFYLAESMGVDPTDISLVEDFKKQLGSGYLSL, encoded by the coding sequence GTGGGGATATCGATGAAGGAGGCGCTGGATGGTTTTGCTATCCAGCTGATGGAAGCTAAGAAGCTTGGTAGGGATATTCATCTGGCTGGCCATTTCAATAGGGTTGTTGTGTGCGGCATGGGTGGGAGCGGTGTTCCGGGCGATCTTCTCAAGGCCTATGCCTCTGATATGGATGTTGATGTTGTCAAGAATTATTTCATCCCAAGATCTGTTGATAAGAGGACCTTGATGTTCTTGGTGTCCTATTCTGGCAATACTGAGGAGACTCTCAGCTGCTTTAGGCAGGGTCTCAGGGTTGGCTGCCAGATGGTCGGCATCTCTTCTGGCGGGAAGCTCCAGGAGCTGTGCAGGCAGTATCGTGTCCCGCATGTCGATGTCCCGAAGGGTTATCAGCCGAGGATTGCTTATCCCCTTCAGCTCTTTCCAATCCTGAATGTCCTTGAGAATCTCGGTCTTGTGTCATCAGCCCCTGATATTGATGAGGCTGTTGATCTTGTGAAGAACGCTGATTTCACCGGCCATGCAAGACAGCTTGCTGCTCTTCTCGTCGGCAAATTGCCCATCATCTATTCTTCTGAGCGCATGTTCGGCGTGGCGAACAGATGGAGGATAGCTTTTCTTGAGAACTGCAAGATCTTTGCTGCTGTGGGAGTGTTCCCAGAGATTGACCATAATGAGCTTCTCGCATATGCGAATCCCCGCCTGCCTTTTCATGTGATGATACTGCATGACGAGGATGATTACAGGCGGATAAAGGACAGGATGAAGCTCACCAAGAAGCTCATTTCAAGGACAGCCCATGTGACTGAGATAAGGCTTTCAGGCAAGGGCCGTCTTGCAAAGATAGTTTCATCGATTTTTCTCGGTGATCTCATAAGCTTCTATCTAGCTGAATCCATGGGTGTTGATCCTACAGACATCAGCCTTGTTGAGGATTTCAAGAAGCAGCTCGGGTCAGGTTATCTCTCATTATGA
- a CDS encoding 50S ribosomal protein L15e, giving the protein MGLHARLRKLWKHPKKIEGYQAKLIQYRREPATVRLEKPTRLDRARSLGYKAKQGYIVARQRVMRGGRKREHFAGGRRPKTYRFAQVVSQNYRWVAEIRAQKKFPNCEVLNSYEVGRDGIYFWYEVILLDRSHPSIKSSKETAWVSERTNKGRVYRGLTGAGKKSRGLYRKGRGAEKIRPSLRANKRRSK; this is encoded by the coding sequence ATGGGATTACATGCAAGATTAAGGAAACTCTGGAAGCATCCCAAGAAGATAGAAGGCTACCAGGCAAAACTGATCCAATACAGGAGAGAGCCTGCCACAGTAAGGCTAGAGAAGCCCACAAGACTTGACAGGGCAAGATCACTCGGCTACAAAGCAAAGCAAGGCTACATAGTGGCCAGGCAGAGAGTGATGAGAGGAGGCAGGAAGAGGGAGCATTTTGCAGGAGGAAGAAGACCCAAGACATACAGATTCGCCCAGGTCGTATCGCAGAACTACAGGTGGGTGGCTGAGATAAGGGCACAGAAGAAATTCCCTAACTGCGAAGTCCTCAACTCATATGAGGTCGGCAGGGACGGCATCTACTTCTGGTACGAAGTCATACTTCTCGACAGATCACACCCATCAATCAAGAGCAGCAAAGAGACAGCATGGGTATCAGAAAGGACAAATAAAGGAAGAGTATACAGGGGACTCACAGGAGCAGGCAAGAAATCAAGAGGCCTGTACAGAAAAGGGAGGGGCGCTGAGAAGATAAGGCCCAGCCTGAGAGCCAACAAGAGAAGAAGCAAGTAA
- a CDS encoding AI-2E family transporter, with the protein MDPSKEVRGITKKDQDTYTKYLLIAVFLIIAFLSFLIIKPFLVTLITGCLIAYIFFPFYRWTNNRIKRPAVSSLIVSILLILIIAVPALFIANSLSREAYVSYTVLKQKFVGSSAVQYSCESDNYLCQKTNMLKKFMSEPKVKFYIEDWLTKLTNWFVDNITNFIVSLPQKILNLFIMFFVIYYMFIDGEIFVSKMRDMLPFAKGDKRIIFKQFSEITSAVIYGSIVTAIAQGIIGGIGLWIFRVESPIMWGSIMIIAALLPYVGSAVIWAPIGIYRAVMGYLNNDTTLMWLGIGLLIYGLLIISTIDNIIRPKLIGNKARLHPVIVLLGVIGGISIFGMAGLVIGPVVLSLSITVLKIYTSR; encoded by the coding sequence GTGGACCCATCCAAAGAGGTGAGAGGAATCACAAAAAAGGATCAGGACACATACACAAAGTATCTCCTGATTGCAGTATTCCTCATTATCGCATTCCTCTCATTCCTCATAATCAAGCCATTCCTCGTGACCCTCATCACAGGATGCCTGATAGCATACATATTCTTCCCTTTCTACAGATGGACAAACAACAGGATAAAGAGACCTGCAGTCTCATCACTGATAGTCTCGATCCTGCTGATACTCATTATCGCGGTGCCTGCGCTGTTCATAGCAAACAGCCTGAGCAGAGAGGCATATGTATCATACACAGTGCTCAAGCAGAAGTTCGTAGGGAGCTCTGCAGTGCAGTACAGCTGCGAATCAGACAACTATCTCTGCCAGAAGACAAACATGCTGAAAAAGTTCATGTCAGAGCCGAAAGTCAAGTTCTATATCGAGGACTGGCTGACAAAACTCACAAACTGGTTCGTAGACAACATAACAAACTTCATAGTATCCCTGCCACAGAAGATACTTAACCTGTTCATAATGTTCTTCGTAATCTACTACATGTTCATAGACGGGGAGATATTCGTCAGTAAGATGAGAGACATGCTCCCGTTCGCAAAGGGAGATAAGAGGATCATATTCAAACAGTTCTCAGAGATAACATCAGCAGTGATATACGGATCCATCGTGACTGCAATCGCGCAGGGCATAATCGGAGGCATAGGGCTGTGGATATTCAGGGTGGAATCCCCAATAATGTGGGGGTCCATAATGATAATAGCTGCACTTCTGCCATATGTTGGATCCGCAGTGATCTGGGCACCGATCGGGATATACAGGGCAGTTATGGGCTACCTCAACAATGACACCACACTAATGTGGCTTGGCATAGGGCTGCTCATCTACGGCCTGTTAATAATCAGCACAATCGACAACATAATCAGGCCGAAGCTCATCGGAAACAAGGCAAGGCTCCACCCTGTGATCGTGCTGCTCGGAGTCATCGGCGGGATATCCATATTCGGCATGGCAGGGCTGGTCATAGGGCCGGTAGTACTCTCGCTCTCAATAACAGTGCTGAAGATCTACACAAGCAGGTGA
- a CDS encoding AMP phosphorylase produces the protein MDISTGGVQVVILNQEDARMYDLKVEDRVKIRNNGRTTIAVVDIAESDKIVKPGHIGMFEESLRAIKARNGNIIDVQLDDKPLSVRLIRKKLDKKELSYDEMDQIVKDIINNELDEIELTYFIAACYNNGMSYQEILALTKSMVKNSDTLTFDRKPVMDLHCIGGVPGNRTTMIVIPIIAAAGLLIPKTSSRAITSPAGTADTMEVLCNVSFNTRKLMSIIKKTNGCIVWGGALNLASADDKLIKLRYPLSLDPMGMLIASIVAKKHSVGSTHILLEIPIGHQTKLATKEEALHLEREFINVGKRLGMRFKILITDGSQPVGNGIGCALEAKDVLYCLMNHENAPKDLLQKSITIAGMMLEMAGKAKKGRGHLMAQELVESGIAFQKMQEIIKLQGGKGKLDPDRIKVGKYEHDVVAENSGIIKGINNKDINKISRIAGSPKDLGAGIYLHHHVGDMVKKGEALFTIHSDSKKRMDYAKNFLEFAEPFFI, from the coding sequence ATGGACATATCCACAGGCGGGGTTCAGGTGGTCATACTAAACCAGGAAGATGCAAGGATGTATGACCTGAAGGTGGAAGACAGGGTTAAGATAAGGAACAACGGAAGGACGACAATTGCAGTCGTCGACATTGCAGAGTCTGACAAAATAGTGAAGCCCGGACACATCGGAATGTTCGAAGAGAGCCTCAGGGCAATAAAGGCGAGGAATGGGAACATCATCGATGTCCAGCTCGATGACAAACCACTCTCTGTCAGGCTGATAAGGAAGAAGCTGGACAAGAAAGAGCTGAGCTACGATGAGATGGACCAGATAGTCAAGGACATCATCAACAACGAGCTCGACGAGATAGAGCTCACATACTTCATCGCGGCATGCTACAACAACGGCATGTCATACCAGGAGATACTCGCGCTCACAAAATCAATGGTCAAGAACTCAGACACGCTCACTTTCGACAGGAAACCTGTGATGGACCTGCACTGCATAGGCGGCGTGCCGGGGAACAGGACAACGATGATAGTGATACCGATCATCGCAGCAGCAGGACTGCTCATACCGAAGACAAGCTCAAGAGCGATAACAAGCCCTGCAGGGACAGCAGACACCATGGAAGTGCTCTGCAATGTGAGCTTCAACACAAGGAAACTCATGAGCATAATAAAGAAAACAAACGGGTGCATAGTCTGGGGAGGAGCACTGAACCTTGCGAGCGCAGACGACAAGCTCATAAAACTCCGTTATCCTCTGAGCCTTGATCCCATGGGCATGCTCATAGCGAGCATAGTGGCTAAGAAGCATTCAGTCGGCTCTACACACATCCTCCTAGAGATACCCATCGGGCACCAGACAAAGCTCGCCACAAAGGAAGAGGCACTGCATCTCGAGAGGGAATTCATAAACGTTGGAAAAAGGCTCGGGATGAGATTCAAGATACTGATCACAGACGGAAGCCAGCCAGTAGGCAACGGCATAGGATGCGCACTTGAAGCAAAAGATGTGCTCTACTGCCTGATGAACCATGAGAATGCGCCCAAGGACCTTCTCCAGAAAAGCATAACAATAGCAGGGATGATGCTAGAGATGGCAGGAAAAGCGAAGAAGGGGCGCGGACACCTGATGGCACAAGAGCTCGTAGAGAGCGGGATAGCATTCCAGAAGATGCAGGAGATAATCAAGCTCCAGGGCGGCAAAGGAAAACTGGACCCTGACAGGATAAAGGTCGGAAAGTATGAGCATGATGTCGTTGCTGAAAACAGCGGCATAATAAAAGGCATAAACAACAAGGACATAAACAAGATATCAAGGATAGCAGGCTCGCCGAAAGACCTCGGCGCAGGGATCTACCTGCACCATCATGTCGGAGACATGGTAAAGAAAGGAGAAGCGCTATTCACGATACATTCAGACTCGAAGAAAAGGATGGATTATGCAAAGAACTTCCTTGAATTCGCAGAGCCATTCTTCATATGA